The genome window CCATTTTTTTACCACAATAATAAACATCATTCGGCCATTTGATTTGGATATTTTCAACCTGTTGTGCTTGCAAACTTTCGGCAATAATCAGCGAAATCACCAAACTCAAAGAGGATATATGTGCGGCGTCTTCAGTCGGGTAATGCCACAAAATCGAAAAATAGACATTTTCGCTTTGCGGTGAATACCAAGTACGCCCACGTCGGCCTCTACCGGCGGTTTGTTGCTCAGCCAAACAAACCGAGCCTTGTGGTAGGCTTTGATAATGTTTGAGCAAATATTCGTTGGTCGAATCAATTTCATCAAACACTATAGTTTGTCCGCATAATAATGCGTCTTGGATCTGAGATTGGTTTAATTTGCTCATAACTTTAGTTATCTCGTAACTTCTTCGCTATTCACTTCGCCATTTTTGCCCATAAAACGCACTTCCGGATGTAGCTCAACCCCAAATTTTTCACGCACACGACGACGTACTTCTTTCGCTAATGCCACTACGTCTGAACCAGTCCGCTTGCTGATTAATTAGTACCAACGCTTGTTTTTCATGTACCGCCGCACCGCCGACTTGGAAGCCTTTCAATTCACATTGGTCAATCAACCAACCTGCCGCCAATTTGACTGTGCCGTCCGTTTGCGGATAGTTTGGAATATTCGGGTAAGCGGTCTGAATTTGGGCAAATTTTGCGGCCTCAATGACAGGGTTCTTAAAGAAACTACCGGCATTACCAAATTCATCCGGATTCGGTAATTTTGCCGAACGTATGGCACACACTTCGTCAAACACTTGTTGAGCCGTTACGGTTTGTGGATCAAATTGTGTTAATGAGCCGTAACTTAATACTGGTTGCCACGCTTTCGCTAATTTTATTCCAACCGAAAGAATCGCAAATTCGTCTTTGTATTGGTGCTTAAACACGCTTTCACGATAGCCAAATTGGCACTCTGATTTGGTTAAACGGAATATTTCGCCCGTGCGTAAATTCAGTACCTCGACAAAATCACACACACGTTCAAATTCCACCCCGTAAGCACCGATATTTTGAATAGGTGCAGAACCGGCAACCCCCGGAATTAAGGCTAAATTTTCCAATCCGGCGATATTGTTTGCTAAGGTCCATTTTACTAACTCATGCCAATTTTCGCCGCCTTGCACATGCAAATAGTGGAACTGCTCATCTTCGTGATGTTCGATACCTTTTAATTTGTTAATCAATACGCAACCGTCAAAATCATCTAAAAAGATAACATTTGAGCCTTGTCCTAAAATCAGTACCGGCTGGTGATTGTTAACGGCAGTTTGCCATTCGTTAAGTAATTGTTCGGCACGGCTAAATTCAACGATTTTGTTTGCATTTGCCGCTAAATGAAAAGTATGGAAAGGAGTTAAACTGTGTTTCATTTTCATGTATCAGTGAATAAAAAGTATAAAAGAGTGTATCACAAACATGATTGAAATAGAGTAGTTGTCTTGAACTTAGAGATAAAAAATAACCCTCTTACCGAAGTAAGAGGGCTATATATTCAACTTGAAGAAGTTAACTTAATTACATAGTTACTTCTTTTGAGCCTTGTACTTGAACTTCAACACGACGGTCAGGTGCTAAACAAGCAATTAATGCTTTACGACCTTTAACTGCGTCACAAGTTGCACCCGTTACTGGGTTAGCTTCACCGTAACCTACAGCAGTTACGTTTGCGACCGGAGTACCTTTAGAAACGATGTAGTTAGCTACAGTTTCAGCACGACGTTGTGAAAGTTTTAAGTTTGAAGCTTCTTTACCGATACGGTCTGTATAACCATTAACTTGGATAGCGCGTTCGCTAAACCAGCGTTGTTGATTTCAGTTTGCATTGCATCTAAAGCTGTTGCTTCATGACCGGTTTTAAGTTTGCTTTACCGAATGCGAATAATACGTCAGAACTGAATGCGAAGTTTTTAGTTTCAACGGTTGGAGCAACCGGTGCCGCACCTTGACCGAAACGATATGATAAACCTGCAGATACAGAACTGATATCTGGACGATAGTCAGTTGCACCCATACGGTTTAATGTCGCTTGGCTTGCTTTACCTGCGTTGTTTAACCATTGGTATTCAACACGTGCTTGCTAATTCTGGAAGAATTGCGTACTCAACACCAGCACCTAAAATTAGAGAGCTTTGGAAGCGGTGTGTTTTCACTTTTTCTAAGCTAGCGTTGTATGTTTTGTATGAGTTATTTACTAATGCGATACCAGCTTTACCGTAAACATCTAAGTTAGGTAATACTTCGTAGCTAGGTTTTAATGCAATAGTTGTACCGTGTGTTGCGTGACGGAAAGTTTTCTTGTCAGCTTTACCGTGTGGTTTTTCAGTACCACGTACACGGCCGAAATATTCATAACCAACTTCTGTCGCTAAACCAAATTTGTTTTGGTTTAAGATTTGGTAACCACCAAATACCCCGTAAGTTACAGAGTTTTTGTTGATTCCGTATTGACCGTTTTTGGCGCATCTAATTGCTCGATACCGTCATGAAATGATGCCCAACCAGCTTTTGCACCAGCATAAAAGGTGTTTTGCTCTGGAGTCGCTTGAGCTACTGCGGCGACTGATAATACTGCTAATGCAACTAATGATTTTTTCATTTTGATGATCCTCTAATTTTTATCGTCATCTAATTAAAGACATCCCTTCCATAAAGGGATAACGAATAAAGGCGGTCGCTTTATTTCTATCGCTATATAAAAATAATACAGCCTTTATTACTGTTATTGTATCAAATAAAATTTTAAAAATACAATATAACCTATAATTAAGGGCATTTTTTGTAAGAAAAAAGCATAAAAATCATGGTTTTCTTTGCTTTTTAGCATAAAACAGTCTAGTTATTAAACTTTTTGCTGATTCTGTGTACAAAAATGCCCTGTCATTTTATAAATCGCCTTTAAACGGTACTACCATTTATATTGATAGGTAGCTTGAATAAGAAACGGCTGATTTAAACGTCTGCCATCGCTGTTTTTTGCTTCAATACCTAGACGATGGTTATTCAGTTTTGCATTTAGGCCTAATGCAGACTCAAAACGTGAGCGACTACTTGCTACATCACTTACTTCTAATTCGTGTTGGTTTACCCGTACGTTAGCTGTTCGATTTTTTGTTTTTACGCCATTAATTTCCATATAAGGTTGAAGTGACCAATCAGCTAGAGTAAGTGTTTTTGCAACTCGTACACCGGCACGTCCGTAAAGGCTTGCAACGCTATCTTCATCCGATTTACCAGATAAATGTGACCAAGCTAATTGTAATTGCGGTGTAATTGTCCAACCGTTACCAATATTATGATGGCGACCAATTTCCGTTGAAAGCGAATATCCGTTATAACTGCGTTCACCTGTTGTGCTAGATTTCGATTTCACACGAGCATATTTTGCAATATTATCCCAATAGAAACCGTTGTCAGCGAGGAATGTTCCGTAAATACCAACGGTTTGATTTTTTACTTTACCCGAACCGTAGTTTCCGCTGAAATCTACGTTAGAACGTGCATTACCGACAAAACCACCAAGACGAATACGCTCTGAAACCGTAAAATCCGCCCCCACTTCAAGGCTATGCAAGTTTTGTGTAAAACCTGAAGTTCGACTATTTGATGCAGTATGTGTACGATCAAATTTATTGCGAGTATTCAGATTTCTTACCCAAACATTACCGTTTTCCGTACCTTTTTGTTCGCCTAAACGTTGATGAATATTATTCATACTTTGCTCAAGTTGTAGGATCTGAGCTTGTTTGAGAGAAACCAGAGCATTGGATTTTTCACTAAGAACGACTTCATATGGTGTAACAGGCACAACCGGTTTAGGTTCTACCGGTGTCGATGGTGTAACAGGCTCTGTCGGTTTAGGTTCTATTGGTGTAGATGGCGTAACCGGCACAGTCGGTTTAGGTTCTACCGGTGTAGATGGTGTAACAGGCACAGTCGGTTTAGGTTCTACCGGTGTAGATGGTGTAACAGGCACGGTCGGTTTAGGTTCTACCGGTGTAGGTGGTGTAACAGGTTCAGCCGGTTTGATTGGTTCTACAGGAGAATCTGGAATAATTGGTATTTCTTCCACTTTGTTTGAAAGCACCCAGTTTGTTCCCTCTTTATTTAAGTGATAACGATATGCACCGGCATCTACATAATCTTTATTATCTTGATTGTGTAATTTAAATAAAGCAGAACCTGATTTGGTTTCAACTAGCGTAACTCGTCCACCTTCTTTTGTCGGTTCACCTCCTGAATTATGAACTTCTAATATATGAGAACCCTCTGCAGTTCCTGAAACTGTTATTTTATTAGCCATTTTTCTTGCTAAATCACTATTTAAAGAAAAGTGAGCGTTACCCGAAAGATCCCCTTCAATATTTAATGTTGCAAATCTACCATTATCTTGTTGAGCAAAAGAGATGCGACTATTTTTACTCTCTAAATTTGTTACAGATGAAGTGCTAGATAAATTCCAATGAGAATCGGTTAAATGAAGATGCTTAGTACCGGAACCTAGCATATTTCCGGTTAAAGTAGATTGTTGAGCAACAACGGTGAGTGAATGAGAATCAAAAGAATTGCTACTCAAGGAATCTGCCGTAATATTGCTATTATTTAATGTAATTGTAGTGATTTCTTTTTTATCGAAAACCCTACCATCAATGATACGAAAAGCAGTATTAACAGAAGTCGTTAAATTATTAACTGTAATATTATTTTGGCTATTTCCTATATAATCAAATAAAGTGCTCTTTGTAGTTCCGCTATGTTTTAAATTAGGATTATTTAGAATAATGGAACTATCTCGAATAGAAAAAAAGGAATCTCCATTTGTTTGAATAATAGAAAGGTTATCGAATGTTACGTTACTATTTTGTATTGAAATAGTCGGACTGACATAAAAAGAATTTTTACCACTTTCTCTCGTGAGAGTAAATGTATCATTTTTAGAAAAAACAGTTGCATTATTTGAATCTAATAACGGAGATGTCCCATTAGTAAATTTTAAATTATTTCCTGAACTCGAAAGTGAGCCATTTGTAACATAGATGCCGTTTTCTGATTGTTGAGAGATTAAATTATTATTGTTTAACGTTGTTTTTGAATCTCTAAGATCTAATAATGGCATTCTATAAAAGGAGGATTCAACCTTATTTCGGTCACTTTCTAACGTTGTATTAGAAATATCAACCGTTGCGTTTTCAGCCCAAACAATTACATTTCCATTAGTATTAGAAGAACGTTTAAGATTACTTTCTTTAATACTCAAACTCGCATTTTTGCTCAGAATAGTTGCAGAACCGCCTAAAAATGAACTCTGATCATTAGGATTATTAAGAGTAATATTTGAATTATTAATATTTAGGTTAGAGTTATCATTATTAATAAAATAAAATCCCCCAAAACGCCCTGGCATATTTTTAATTTCGCCAGTAATATTCGCTTGGTTAAACTCTACTTGTGTATTATTTGAAAAATCAAATCTATTTTGAGTTTGTGCATTTGTTAAATTAGCAAGACATTGATTGAATACTTTGATAGATGTTTGATTAGAAAGATTGAATCCCTCTGTTATAGATTGATGATTACACTCTGTAGCAAAGCTAGTGGTGGAACTTAAACCTATACTTCCAGTAAATAAAGCGAGATAGATTGGAGATAATGTAAAATTGAATGTTTTTTTCATAATACACCTTTAGATAATACAAAAAGAACTGGACATTTATTAATACCCAGTTCTTTTATTTTTAAGATTAGCCCTGTGAAGAAATACGTTTCATATCTGTCATATAACCACGTAACTCTTGACCGATTAATTCAACCGGATGGTTACGGATTGCATCGTTGATATCACGTAAGTAAACGTTGTCGATTTCAGCGACCGGTGTCGGTTCGCCTAAGTCACCTTTTTGTAACATCGGGATTAATTTCTCTGCAAGAATTGGTGTTGCAACGTGAGAGAATAAGTAGTTACCGTATTCTGCCGTATCTGAAATTACCACGTTCATTTCGTATAAACGTTTACGAGCGATGGTATTTGCGATTAACGGTAATTCGTGTAATGACTCATAGTATGCAGATTCTTCGTAGATACCGCTTGCAACCATTGCATCGAATGCCATTTCAACACCTGCTTTCACCATTGCAACCATAACTACGCCGTTATCAAAGTATTCTTGTTCAGAAATTTTGATGCCGTCTGCTTTCGGTGAATTTTCAAATGCAGTTTTACCGGTTTCTTCACGCCACGTTAATAAGTTTTTGTCACCATTCGCCCAGTCTGCCATCATAGTTGATGAAAATTCACCGCTAATGATATCGTCCATGTGTTTTAGGTAAAGGTCGTTTAATTGCACTTTGATTTCTTCACTTAATTCAAATGCACGGATTTTCGCGCGTTTGATAAGCGATCCATCATTAAGGTGATACCGCCTTGTTTTAACGCTTCGGTAATGGTTTCCCAACCGTATTGGATTAATTTGCTTGCGTATGCCGGATCTTTACCGTCTGCCACTAATTTGTCGTAACATACGATTGAACCCGCTTGTAACATACCGCAAAGGATTGTTTGTTCGCCCATTAGGTCAGATTTAACTTCCGCTACGAATGAAGATTCTAATACGCCTGCACGGTCGCCACCGGTTGCTGAAGCCCACGCTTTCGCAATCGCCATACCTTCACCTTTCGGGTCATTTTCAGGGTGAACAGCGATAAGTGTCGGCACACCGAAACCACGTTTATATTCTTCACGTACTTCCGTACCCGGACATTTTGGTGCAGTCATCACAACGGTAATATCTTTACGAATTTGCTCACCTTCTTCAACAATGTTGAAACCGTGTGAGTAACCGAATACAGAACCTTGTTTCATTAATGGCACAACATCTGCAACCACTTTTGAGTGTTGTTTATCCGGCGTTAAGTTGATCACTAAGTCAGCGGTTGGAATTAATTCTTGGTATGTGCCGACTTTGAAACCGTTTTCAGTTGCACGAGTATATGAAGCACGTTTTTCTGCGATTGCTTCTGCACGTAACGCATAGCTAATATCTAAACCAGAATCACGCATATTTAAACCTTGGTTTAAACCTTGTGCACCACAACCTACGATAACGATTTTTTTGCCTTTTAAGAAATTACAACCGTCTGCAAATTCGCTACGGTCCATAAAACGACAACGACCTAATTGATCTAATTTTTGACGTAAGTTTAATGTGTTGAAATAGTTAGCCATTTTGTGCTTCCTTATTTGTGTGTATGATGTTGAGTGTATTTTATGATGTTGTGTTTACACATTGTTGTTTTGTTATGCCGTCAATTATACGCTCATTTAATATTGCGTAAATTGATATTATTGGGATTTTATATTGCAAAATTTGCAATCAAAATTGGGTAAAAATCAGATGGAAAATGACCGCTTATAAGATGAATGTTAAAATATTACAGTGATAAGAGAATAGGATAAATTAATGAGAATCAACCAAATTAGCTTACAACGTTGTCCTGAGTGTGAAGCGATTGTAAAAGTGCCGGCAAATGTGCCGTTTCAAACAGCGGTCTGCCCGAATTGTCATGATGTATTACGTCCGGCAAATAGCTGGAGTTTACGCCGTTGTGCGATTATTGCGATATCAATTTTAATTTTATTGCCGTTTGCTCTGACTTTTCCGCTTATGAGTATTGATTTATTGGGTGTCCCTGTTCATGCAACTGTATGGGGGGGCGTGTGGAAAATGGCAACCGAAGGTTATCCTTATACTGCATTTATGGTGTTACTTTGTTCGGTAGTCTTTCCGATTGCTTTTGCATTATTGATTTTATCCATTCGCTTACAGCGATTGTTGTTACAGCGTCCTCGATATACATTGATATTATTATCTAAAAGCCAAGAATGGGTGATGTTAGATGTGTATTTGGTCGCACTTGCGGTTGTCGCATTTAAGATTCGAGATTATGCGGATTTAACTTTTAGCATACACTTAACTGCATTTTTGATAGTCACAATACTCACCACTTTACTTTTTATCAAGATAGATCCGAAACGAATGTGGGAGGAGTTTTATCTAGAATATCATACATTAGCCGCAAATCATCAAGGACAAGTTTCTTTATGTCCGACTTGTAATTATAGTTTTGATGAAAATATTGTTGATTTGAAAGGTCGTCAACGTTGTCCTCGTTGTGAAAGCAATTTAGCGATTCCCGATAGCGTAAAATTACAGCGTGTATGGGCGAGTTTAGTTGCCGGTATGATCATGATGATTCCGGCAAATACATTACCGATTTCCGCCACCGGATTAGCCGGTTCAGTATCTGCCGATACGCTTTTTTCAGGCGTGCTGACTTTTATCGGTTTAGGCGACTATACAGTTGTCGCTATTGTGTTTATTGCCAGTATTGCTGTGCCGTTCAGTAAAGTGGCGATAATTTTATATCTGTTGTTAGCGATTCATTACAAATGGAAACACCCGATTCATTGGCAGATGAAAGCATTACATTACGTACATTTTGTTGGACGTTGGTCGATGCTGGATTTATTTGTATTGGCATTGATGATGTCGCTTTTGGAACGCGGGCAAATTCTTAGTTTCTCAGTCGGTGACAGCGGCGTTTTTCTTCGGTGCGACAGTATTTTTGACGATGATCGCTTCCAGCAATTTAGATGCTAGAATGTTGTGGCGTATCCATTATTCAAATGAGCATAAAGCATAAAGATGAGCGGTCGAATTTTTGTAAAGTTTCACAAAATTCAGACCGCTTGTTTACTGTTAAAGAAAATTTCTATCAGACTATTCCTTATTGATAGTTTTTAGTCTATGATTCTTGAGTCTCATTCATTCTGAATGAAATATAACAAGTTTGTTTATTTAAGGACTCATTATGAAAAAACTACTCTTAGCCACATTGCTGGCAAGCTCGGCTACATTTGCTAACCAAGTTCCAAGTTATAACACCACCACTCATACTTACGAATTTAATCAAAATTACGATCTCGTTGTACCGCAAGGCTCAAAAGGCGAAACCAATTTATGGGTGCCATTACCGTTCAGTAATGATTACCAAGATGTAAAATCGATTGAATTTGAAGGTAACTATAACAAAGCCTATATCACAGAAAACAATCAATACGGTGCGAAAACCTTGTTCGCTAATTGGGACGAAAAAGCCCCAAAACGTTTGTTAAAAGTGAAATTAGTGGTGCAAACCAAAGATCGTGAACCAATGGCAACAGGGGCTTTAAATGGTTATCAGCCACCTGAAAAAATCATTTATTCGGTAGATGTGCAAGAGTATCTCAAACCGACCACTCATATCAAAACAGACGGTATCGTGAAGCAATATGCGGATAAAATTGTCGGCAAAGAAACCAATCCGCTGAAAAAAGCTGAATTGATCCACAAATGGATTGTAGAAAATATGGAACGTGATAATTCCGTATTGGGTTGCGGTGACGGTGATGTTGAAAAAATGCTGACTACCGGGGTATTAAAAGGCAAATGTACTGATATTAACTCGGTATTTGTCGCCTTAGCTCGAGCGTCTGATATTCCGGCACGTGAAGTATTCGGTATTCGTTTAGGTTCGGCACCGAAAATGTCGAAATTCTCAAAAACCGCTTTCGGTAGTTCAAAAGACGGTGTTGCGAATGAAAATGGCGGACAACATTGCCGTGCCGAGTTTTATTTAGCCGGTTTCGGTTGGGTTCCGGTTGATTCGGCGGACGTGGCAAAAATGCGTTTAACTGAGAAAAAAGCGGTCAGTGATGCCGATACGCAAGCCGTTTCAAAATATTTATTCGGTAACTGGGAAGCCAACTGGATGGGATTTAACCATGCCCGTGATTTCGATTTATACCCACAACCGGAATTAACCCCAATTAATAATTTCGGTTATCCGTATGCCGAAGTGGGTGGCGATCCGCTTAATTCATTTGATGCAAAAGAGTTTGGTTATGAGCTTATCTCAAAAGAACTCAAATAACCGCTTTTTCGTTTCGCTTACCGCCGCATTACTGGCGGCGGTAAGTTCAACGGCCTGTTGTATTGCACCTTTGGTTTATTTGGTATTCGGTATTTCTTCGCCGTGGTTGGTTAGCCTTAGCGAATACGAATATTTACAGCTACCGTTATTATTTGTGTCGCTCGGTGCGTTCGGTTATGGCTTTTGGTTACTGATGTTTTCCAAGAAAATTATCTGTACTAAATATTGTTCTCGCCGAACTTTGCTCATTTTATATTGGATTGCTTTTGTGATTATTCTATTTTTCTTGAGCTATCCGTTTGTTTTACCTTGGTTATTAGAATGAAAAAATTACTGTTTATTTTGCTTTTTTCGATGGGAATTTCACCGCTTGTTTATGCTAATGAAGCGACACAAAGTGACAATGTAGCGACCGAACAACCGGCTAAAAAAGAAGTAAATTTCTACATCAAAGAAATGAATTGCCAATTGTGTGTTTATTTGGTCAATAAAGAATTGCGTGCGATTGAGGGGGTGGTTTCGACCAAAGCGAATATGAAAGAGCGTAAAGTTAAAATCATTGCTAATGAGAATGTATCAGTAGAACAGATGATTAAAGCGATTGAGAAACTTAGCTATACCGTTGAGCAGGTTTAGGTTTTACCACGCATGAGCCATAATCAGCCCTTTAACTGAGTAGGCTATGTTATGGCTCTAGATTTTTTATAATGTTTGGGGGATAGGATTAATTCGGTGTTGTTGGTGTATTCCGTGCTGAAAAGTCTAACCACGGAGTACACCAATTAAATGAGGTTTATTGTTTTACGCTTTTTCTACTGCCGGGCGTTCAAACGCTAATACTTTGCTTTCTACTCGGCGTAATAGGAGCGTCATAATACCGGTAATCACTAAGTAAATTGCTCCGGCAATGCCGTAAATGGTGAGAGCATCGTATTCTGTACCGTATAGCTGGCGAGCATAACCCATAATATCTAAAAGCGTGATAGTTGAAGCTAACGATGTGCCTTTAAATACTAAAATAATCTCATTGCTATATGACGGTAATGCACGACGTAATGCGTATGGAATTAAGATTTTTAAGGTATCCAAACGGCTTAAACCAAGTGTCGCACAGGTTTCCCATTGTCCTTTCGGAATCGCTTTTACCGCACCGTGGAATAATTGAGTTGAATATGCCGCACTATTTAACGCTAACGCTAATGCCGCACAAAACCACGCATCCGATAAGAATTGCCACGCAAAGCTATCGACAATCCATTGGAATTGCCCCGGTCCGTGGTAAATCAAAAAGAATTGTACCAATAGCGGTGTGCCGGTAAATAACGTTAAATAGGCGTTTACAATCGCTTTAGTTAACTTATTTTCCATCGAAAGTAAGAAGGTAAACACTACCGCTAAAATAAAAGCGATAACTAATGACACAGCCGTTAGGCTCAGACTGGTTGGAATCCCTTGTGCAATGACAGCTAGATAATCTTGAAACATTATTTACCCCCTCTTTCAAAGCGAGTGAAACGTTTTTCAAGTCCGGCAATAATTACTTGGCTGATTAAGGTAATCGCTAAATAAATTAATGCGGCTAAACCGTACCAAGTGAAAGGTTGATGTTCATTGGTATTAATTAAATCTGTTTGACGCATTAAATCGTCCACACCAATTAATGAGATTAAAGCGGTATCTTTTAATAACACTAGCCACTGATTACTTAGCCCCGGTAAGGCGTGTCGCCAAACCTGCGGCATAATAATTTTTAAAAAAGTATATGAACGAGTGAGTCCTAATGCCGCACCACTTTCCCATTGTCCCTTCGGTACAGCTTGGATTGCACCTCGCAAAGATTGAGAAGCATAAGCAGAAAAAATAAGAGAAAGTGCTAATACCCCACAGCTAAATGCACTAAATTCAACATATTCGCCGGTAATTTTCTCAACTAATTCGGTTGAACCGAAGAAAATGAGTAAAACGACTAAAATCTCCGGTAAACCACGCAATAGGGCCAAAAAAACAGAAGTCGGTTTACTCACACAAGGTTGTTTATTGGTTTCAAGTACCACAAACAACATTGAAAGCAATAAGCCGACTACCAGAGAGGCGAGTGCCAACCCTAAGGTCATTAGGGTTGCACTATAAATAAGCGGAAGATATTCTGAAAACATAAAAATTATTTAGTCATCCATTTATCGTAAATTTTTTGGTATTCGCCGTTCGCTTTAATTGCCGCTAAACCTTTGTTTAACTCTGCAACTAATTCGCTATTTGATTTATTTACTGCGATACCTAAACCATTACCGAAATATTTTTGATTGGTTACTTTACCGCCAACAAAAGCAAGTTCCGCTTCTTTCGATAACATATCCGCTAATACCGCGGTATCACCGAAGATAATATCAATACGACCATTTTTTAAATCAAGCACCGCATCTTGTAATGAGGCGTATGATTTCGGTGCATATTGTTTTGCTTCCGCAACAACATATTGTTGGAAGGTCGAGCCGTTTTGCACACCAACGTTTTTAGCTGTGTTTAAATCCGCTTTACCTTTTACCGCAATAAAACTTGCCGAACTGTCATAATAAGCATCGGTAAATGCCACTTGTTTTGCACGGGCTTCAGTAATATCGATTGCTGAAATTGCACCATCAATACGTTTTTGTTTTACTGCTTGTACTAAACCGTCAAATGCTTGGCTTTTGAATGAGCAATTTGCTTGGATTTCTTTACAGATGGCATTGGCAATATCTACATCAAAGCCAATGATTTCACCTTTTTCATTAGTCAATTCAAACGGAGGGTAGCTTGGTTCCATCGCAAAAGTTAAGTCTTTTGCTTGTGCTGAAAATGCAGTAAGTGCGATCGCTGATGCT of Actinobacillus arthritidis contains these proteins:
- a CDS encoding autotransporter outer membrane beta-barrel domain-containing protein, whose translation is MKKTFNFTLSPIYLALFTGSIGLSSTTSFATECNHQSITEGFNLSNQTSIKVFNQCLANLTNAQTQNRFDFSNNTQVEFNQANITGEIKNMPGRFGGFYFINNDNSNLNINNSNITLNNPNDQSSFLGGSATILSKNASLSIKESNLKRSSNTNGNVIVWAENATVDISNTTLESDRNKVESSFYRMPLLDLRDSKTTLNNNNLISQQSENGIYVTNGSLSSSGNNLKFTNGTSPLLDSNNATVFSKNDTFTLTRESGKNSFYVSPTISIQNSNVTFDNLSIIQTNGDSFFSIRDSSIILNNPNLKHSGTTKSTLFDYIGNSQNNITVNNLTTSVNTAFRIIDGRVFDKKEITTITLNNSNITADSLSSNSFDSHSLTVVAQQSTLTGNMLGSGTKHLHLTDSHWNLSSTSSVTNLESKNSRISFAQQDNGRFATLNIEGDLSGNAHFSLNSDLARKMANKITVSGTAEGSHILEVHNSGGEPTKEGGRVTLVETKSGSALFKLHNQDNKDYVDAGAYRYHLNKEGTNWVLSNKVEEIPIIPDSPVEPIKPAEPVTPPTPVEPKPTVPVTPSTPVEPKPTVPVTPSTPVEPKPTVPVTPSTPIEPKPTEPVTPSTPVEPKPVVPVTPYEVVLSEKSNALVSLKQAQILQLEQSMNNIHQRLGEQKGTENGNVWVRNLNTRNKFDRTHTASNSRTSGFTQNLHSLEVGADFTVSERIRLGGFVGNARSNVDFSGNYGSGKVKNQTVGIYGTFLADNGFYWDNIAKYARVKSKSSTTGERSYNGYSLSTEIGRHHNIGNGWTITPQLQLAWSHLSGKSDEDSVASLYGRAGVRVAKTLTLADWSLQPYMEINGVKTKNRTANVRVNQHELEVSDVASSRSRFESALGLNAKLNNHRLGIEAKNSDGRRLNQPFLIQATYQYKW
- a CDS encoding transglutaminase-like domain-containing protein, which encodes MKKLLLATLLASSATFANQVPSYNTTTHTYEFNQNYDLVVPQGSKGETNLWVPLPFSNDYQDVKSIEFEGNYNKAYITENNQYGAKTLFANWDEKAPKRLLKVKLVVQTKDREPMATGALNGYQPPEKIIYSVDVQEYLKPTTHIKTDGIVKQYADKIVGKETNPLKKAELIHKWIVENMERDNSVLGCGDGDVEKMLTTGVLKGKCTDINSVFVALARASDIPAREVFGIRLGSAPKMSKFSKTAFGSSKDGVANENGGQHCRAEFYLAGFGWVPVDSADVAKMRLTEKKAVSDADTQAVSKYLFGNWEANWMGFNHARDFDLYPQPELTPINNFGYPYAEVGGDPLNSFDAKEFGYELISKELK
- a CDS encoding mercuric transporter MerT family protein translates to MSLSQKNSNNRFFVSLTAALLAAVSSTACCIAPLVYLVFGISSPWLVSLSEYEYLQLPLLFVSLGAFGYGFWLLMFSKKIICTKYCSRRTLLILYWIAFVIILFFLSYPFVLPWLLE
- a CDS encoding heavy-metal-associated domain-containing protein, translating into MKKLLFILLFSMGISPLVYANEATQSDNVATEQPAKKEVNFYIKEMNCQLCVYLVNKELRAIEGVVSTKANMKERKVKIIANENVSVEQMIKAIEKLSYTVEQV
- the artM gene encoding arginine ABC transporter permease ArtM, whose protein sequence is MFQDYLAVIAQGIPTSLSLTAVSLVIAFILAVVFTFLLSMENKLTKAIVNAYLTLFTGTPLLVQFFLIYHGPGQFQWIVDSFAWQFLSDAWFCAALALALNSAAYSTQLFHGAVKAIPKGQWETCATLGLSRLDTLKILIPYALRRALPSYSNEIILVFKGTSLASTITLLDIMGYARQLYGTEYDALTIYGIAGAIYLVITGIMTLLLRRVESKVLAFERPAVEKA
- the artQ gene encoding arginine ABC transporter permease ArtQ — encoded protein: MFSEYLPLIYSATLMTLGLALASLVVGLLLSMLFVVLETNKQPCVSKPTSVFLALLRGLPEILVVLLIFFGSTELVEKITGEYVEFSAFSCGVLALSLIFSAYASQSLRGAIQAVPKGQWESGAALGLTRSYTFLKIIMPQVWRHALPGLSNQWLVLLKDTALISLIGVDDLMRQTDLINTNEHQPFTWYGLAALIYLAITLISQVIIAGLEKRFTRFERGGK
- a CDS encoding transporter substrate-binding domain-containing protein — protein: MKKLLLASAIALTAFSAQAKDLTFAMEPSYPPFELTNEKGEIIGFDVDIANAICKEIQANCSFKSQAFDGLVQAVKQKRIDGAISAIDITEARAKQVAFTDAYYDSSASFIAVKGKADLNTAKNVGVQNGSTFQQYVVAEAKQYAPKSYASLQDAVLDLKNGRIDIIFGDTAVLADMLSKEAELAFVGGKVTNQKYFGNGLGIAVNKSNSELVAELNKGLAAIKANGEYQKIYDKWMTK